Within the Catalinimonas niigatensis genome, the region CTAAATGCAAACTGCGCTATCATCTCCGCATCTGCTTTATCCGTTTTTTTCCTCTTGATACCCACAGAATGCTTGATACGATAAGCAGATTCCAGGCAAAGATCTGCCTTTTTACTTGCCAGAAAACAAGCCAAACCATAGCTATAGCTTCCTGTATCCTCCATGCAAAACAAACAATTTTGCAACGATGCAACAGACCTGATCCATTTGAGAAATGTTGCAAATCCTCTATTATTGTTCTTAAACTGCTTGTGAGTTAGGGCACCGGATGAAGGTTCAAAAATGGCAGCATCAAAGGAAGATTTACTTACATCAATGCCCACAAATACTGACTTTTTCATAACTTAATGATTGAAGATTAACAATAAGTTGAACCAACTAGCACCTTTATGAGGCATGCAGGCCTATCGTTCTATAGGGTCATAGGTTCAACATTTTAGGAAAAGGAGGACTAACACACTGTCAAGGTCTTAAGCCTAAGCAAGCCACAAGTTCTCCTCCTTTTCTCTAAAGGTAAGAATTGGATTATTTTATATGATTAAATATAAAGATGCAAGCTAGAGCCTTGCTTCGCTACGGCCCAGGCCTGCATTTATCGTTAGCCCTCACTTAAATTGAAAATATGAAGAAGAGAATAGGAACTGTGTTGATGGTTTTTTTTATAACGTTACCAAGTGCTTATGCTCAAATTGACTCAAGAGCTGATGTTAGATTTGGAGTAGCAAGAACCATTTTAGGTACTGGTGATATAATAACTACTACGTTTGAAACGGAGTTGAATTACAAGATCAATTCATACTTCACGACTGCCTTCAGTATAAATTATGGAATTGGCGATGAACAAACATTCGGTACAGCTTCATACATACAAGGAAACACAAATGTGTTCATGTCACCTTTTAGAAACACCAAGTTATTAGATTTTAGAATAGGTGGAGGATTATCATATTATATAGTCACTGATGTTATTGCCCAAAATGTTGGATGTGGCTCTTTTGGTTGTATTGCAGGAGAATATGATTACGCTAGACGAAGAGAATTTGGATATAATGTAATTACAGAAATTGCTTATCAGATTGATGAAAAATTTTTATTAGGATTGAAGCTTTATACCCAACCATACTTCAATGGGGATATAAATTCAGGACTAATGGTTAAATTCGGAGTAAAAATCTAAAGCAAGGGCTAACAAAGCTCAGCGGGCATGCTTCGGCTAAAGCCTTCGCCGTCCGCTGCCCTAGCCGTTGGTGGCTATAGAAAAGAGATGAAGAAATACTTTGTCGTAAGTATGTTAATTTTTGCTGTTGGTTGTAGCAATGATAATGAATTGAAATTGTACGATTTTGGACCTTTCACCATAGAGGGCCCGAGTTTATGGAAAGTCAGAAATGTTCGTGGTGTAGATTCGTATGTCAAAGAGATTATAACTGAAAACTCAGATACTTTATATTTTGATTATGGCTACTATTCAAATCCATTAGAAGAAGAGATTCTTCCAGTCTTCGATGAATTTACGATCAAATTACTAACAGAGAAGGGAATTATTGAAGAAGATAGTCTACGTGCCGAAAACCAGCGTGCTTATGAGAAAGCAATCCTAAACAAGAAAGAGAATTTTGAATTTGATAGAATCGGCGGATTTAAAGCTAAGATAGTTAAACCGATAAAGATAGGAGAAGGGATTACTGGGATTTACTTTGATAGCCTACGAAATAGTAGTTCAATGGAAATGAACGTTAAGCTAAACTTTTACGGAATAGACCTTAATGAGCAGGACCAAAACGATGTGCTGAAGGCGGTAAAAACGATAAAATTTGAAAAGTGATATAGCCACCAACACCGAGCAAGCGTCACAGCTAGCAAATGAGCGAAAAGAAACATAAATTCAAACAAGCAGGTAAACGATACTCAGCAGAAAATAGCTCCAAAGCCGCCGTGTCGCCTGCTCGCGGCCCGTTGCGGTCATAAAAAGAAAGAAAAAAGAATATGAAACTTAAGATTAATATTCTAATCGTATTTTCACTACTTACCCTAGCTGGATTTATGTTCTACTTCTTTCATAATCACAAAACTGATTCTTTATTTGACCCAGCAATTAGGACTGAAATTTTAGATACCGTTAAATTAATTGAGAATTATGGTGATGTAACTAATGGGGTTGTTGGATATAGTGGAAAAACACCTCAACAGTGGCATAGGCGACAATGGTTAATGCAAAATGCTACTGATAAAGAGCTATTAACCCTTACAGATTATCCATCGGGAGCAGTTAAAGCAACTGCTTACGAAGGATTATTTAGAAAGGATAATTCAAATCGCTATGATTCAATTTTAAAAGCCTTAAACGATACGACTACATTTTTCAATTATCAAGTGGGTTGTGAAGGAAATATCACCTTATTAAGTGAATATCTAATGACAAATGTTCTTTTCTTGGATGATAGTAAGCCGACTCCTCCAAAGCCACTTAGATTCAAAGAGTACACCGACAAGCTTTCAAAAGAAGAATTAGATCAGGTGAAGCGAATGTATAAAAATAGGATTGAGAAGAAATGGAATTACTATTACGCAGACAATAAATTAAAATAATACGAACCGCTAACATCGGAAAAAAGAACTCACATGGAATCAGAAATTAAAACTTTGTACTTATCTTTAGCGTTAGTAACGCAATAAGTAAGTATGATAATTTCATTTGGGTCTAAGCAAACTGAGAAAGTATGGAATGGCGAAAGAGTGCCGAAATGGCCAATTGAGATTCAGAAAATAGGTAGGCGTAAACTTAGAATGCTGAACAATTCACAGAATATTGCAGATCTAAGAATTCCACCTTCAAATAGGCTGGAAAAACTTTCTGGAAATCTTAGTGAATTTTATAGTATCAGAATTAACGACCAATGGAGAATC harbors:
- a CDS encoding type II toxin-antitoxin system RelE/ParE family toxin, encoding MIISFGSKQTEKVWNGERVPKWPIEIQKIGRRKLRMLNNSQNIADLRIPPSNRLEKLSGNLSEFYSIRINDQWRIIFTWDNGQASEVEIIDYH